GACGATTTACACCGTTTGGATTGTGGGGATTTTCAAATTCAACCAGAAGGATAGGGATTTGGAGATAGATAGGGATGAGAAAACTGTGTCATGGCCTGTTCATGGTGCTAGCAATGTTTTTCTTTCTGAGGAACAAGTTTTAATGGATAAGAAAATCGAGGAAATTAAGTTAATGGCCAGAGAAGCGCGGCGAATTGAATCGGAGAAGAAAGGTAAAGAGGATGAGGATGAGGATTTTGAagtggatgatgatgatgacgacGAAGGTGCTGTTTCTAGTAATAGACTTGGTATTGAGAAAGAGATTGGTGAGCGATTGTTAAAGGTGCAGAATAGGATTAATGGTAGTGCTAAGGATATTTCAGCAGCGTTACAGATTAATTCTCGTGGGAATTCTGCAGCTGGAGTGGATAGGGGTGTCAATAAGAATGTGAAGAATAAGGGAAATGAGGCATTGGTGTTCAAGAAGAAGTTTAAATTCAAAAGCCCTTCTACTAAGGATACAAAGACTCCCAAGGGCTTTCCAGGGAACCGAGATTGGAAAGAATCTAAGGCAACGAAGAGGGGTTCAGAAAGTAAGAAAGCAGCTCAAGATCATGGAAGTGATGATGTTTCTGATCATGCACAAATGTTACATGAAGATAAACGAGCCAATCAGCCGGAGCTTGTGACGCAGAAGAGTGTTTCTAGTGTTCCTTCGGAAGAAGGAGGAAAAGTTGTTGATGACAAGTCCAAGGTGATGCAAGACAGTATAAACGGCAATTCAAGGCATGAATtggctaaaaaaaattcacaagctAACAGAGTCAAAGTTAAGCAAGCGAATACTAAAACTGATGTGTGGTGGCTGAACCTCCATTATGTTTTTGTAAGTGCAAGAAAGTTctttttgtttacttgtttCTCGGTTGGATAATGTCTACCCATTACTGCACCACCATGAATCTTCAAAAACTCGCCATTCTTAAAAGCAATGAaagctttaattttttcttgttgTATTAAGTATATACTataatttaatccttaaaaacTTTGACAAAGCCAATGTCCTGCATTGTAGGACACAAATACACTGGTACGTCTGTTGTAAGTTAGCTTGAACCATCATTTAGTTATTATACATGTCCCTGTGTGTATCCAGTTACATCTGATCATAAAGTCACTCTCTATATTTGTGAAGGTCATTCTCATGCAAAGAGATTCCGAGGAAGGATTAGAAGGTCTATATTATGGCCTAAAGTTCACCTCTAAGGAACAGGAACAAAGTGATGATGATTCCTATACAGTTGCTTTTGAGGATCATGCTGATGCCAACAACTTCTGTTTTCTATTAAAATCCTTTTTTGAAGATTTGGGGTCTTTTAGTGCTTATGCAGTTCCAATGCCAATACAAGTAAGAATCTTATATGCCCTAACATAGAACTGAAATGTCTCATTGCTACATCTGAACCAGGCATATGAAAATTGGAACTGATCATTTAGTGGCCAATTGTATGAACCTTTAATTAGCTGTGGAGTGTGCAATCATGTTTTATACATTCCTTATCCTAAGGGGCACTTCTAATATTTTGCAGGAACTGAATGAAGAAATAATATCACGTGCCAAGAAAGTGGTAGTTGTGAAAAAGAGGCAGCTTCAACTCTATGCTGGGCAACCACTTGCTGATGTTGAAATGCACTTGCGCTCTATAATAGAGCAAGATCAAATTGCACCATAATCACATTTATATGACCGTTACTTTATCAAGTCCTACAATAAATGTCCATGATGAAGTCTTGAAGAAACGGCAACTCTACCACAATTGGTGGTCATGGTATATGGGGACACTTAGTGAAAATTTGTAGTGTTTCACTTCCATCAAAATCAAAAGTTGGAGTTGATGGAGCCGATTGCTGGGCACACAGGTGAAGAATGCTTTTTAGTGACTGAATCTTGGTctatcttttgaaaaaatttccTAGTATTTTTTCAATGCACGGTATTCCAAAGGGAAGTGCCCGTGCTAGAGCCACTAGATACTTTTATCATTTAGAAGTCCTATTGGTTATTGTGAGTAGGTGAGGGGGCAGGATATGTGGGGAAATTAGTTGTAATGTAAATtctgaaattttgaaaatcaattcaaattgcaagaataataaatttgatcTACAGGGCAGTGCGAGCTtgaaataataatgatatttcCAGCTCGGAATATGAGAGGCCAAGTTTTCCGAATTCCAATTGATCTTAAGTTGTCCAAAAATTATGGCAACAAGATAAATGGAATATACTGCATCAAACTAGAAGAAATTTTCATTCCAGCATTACT
This region of Glycine soja cultivar W05 chromosome 17, ASM419377v2, whole genome shotgun sequence genomic DNA includes:
- the LOC114391844 gene encoding uncharacterized protein LOC114391844 — its product is MASAHYTLSSVLAPQATGRTTLRIPISSKRHRKNHLRPKILKILTKPYPLTLPLLPSPPPPPHPIVLPQENNNLCVELPAEETLAGEPDKLEELQVSEGTTKDNGVFQNVSAVDILKYGGMYFLGFFVLQTIYTVWIVGIFKFNQKDRDLEIDRDEKTVSWPVHGASNVFLSEEQVLMDKKIEEIKLMAREARRIESEKKGKEDEDEDFEVDDDDDDEGAVSSNRLGIEKEIGERLLKVQNRINGSAKDISAALQINSRGNSAAGVDRGVNKNVKNKGNEALVFKKKFKFKSPSTKDTKTPKGFPGNRDWKESKATKRGSESKKAAQDHGSDDVSDHAQMLHEDKRANQPELVTQKSVSSVPSEEGGKVVDDKSKVMQDSINGNSRHELAKKNSQANRVKVKQANTKTDVWWLNLHYVFVILMQRDSEEGLEGLYYGLKFTSKEQEQSDDDSYTVAFEDHADANNFCFLLKSFFEDLGSFSAYAVPMPIQELNEEIISRAKKVVVVKKRQLQLYAGQPLADVEMHLRSIIEQDQIAP